GTTTagacttgtaaaaaaaaaaaaaaatcttaatatagAAGTGAGGAGAATATTGTATCTTATAAAGGTTCTATTTTGGCTTATATAACAagtttttcatgtttaataaaattttaaagtaccAATATTACCTTTTAAATAGCGTAACTTTGGCTTTGGTTTCAACTTCCaattaaagtgaaaaatagGAAGTTATCTCAAATGGGCTCATAATATAGCTGTGTCTAACATGGATCTCACACTTGTAGTCGTGTCATATTGTGTTGACATGGGTATTTTGGCTGAAATTAATGTGTTCGTGTGTTAcaacttcaaactcatttcacttatttttcctcttctatataaagattaagtgatttgaaaatgcataaggttttaattaactttaattaaatttgattttcctttgtatttttcatgataaacacaagaaaataattttccttaaattttgttttttttttttgttttcttagtaTTCTACCAGAACCAAACGTAGTATAAATGATTCAAACAAAGCCTACCTTCtcagttttatttatttttatttattttttccttcctttgaggagaaaaaaaatcccaaaatgaCTTCTGCAGTGGTAATGCAGATATGCCTATCTTTCtatgaagtgaaaaataaacaagCATCTTGGTTTACTAACAAAATTGAGCGCCGATCTTGGGAATACTGGTATATCAACTTGAATGTGGCACAACACCCAAAAGCGCATTCTAGCAAGTCTCACCATTCCAAAGCGGTAGTTGACCCAGGAGGTATAGTCACCACTGTGAACTGTGTTTGTGATCTAAGAATGTTTCAGCTGCTCAGATGTAACTCTTTGCTCCCTTGTATTTATTCAGAAAGTGCATCAGAGGACAGAAGTCTTCGCAGGGCAGCACTCGAAGCATCTCTACGTGAGGTTTTAtttcaaatcataaaatttgttAATGAGAAAAAGGATCATATCCCTTCTATACCAAGTGCAGAGGGTGTCTCATTTCCCTATGAGATCACTATCCCAAGGTGAgcctatcctttttttttcatctctccCACTTGATCTTTATtgtaatttgttttgatttgttCAGTTATTTATTTTCAGTGTTTTTTAAACTGTAACAtctattatttgtttttgtttctagaATTGCAGCCTTCTTAGCCtttgtttcctttattttgtttacctcaTTTTTTGTGGGCATGGACTTTGTCTTGTATGAATTATATTGTAGAATGTAGCAAATTGTGCCTTTTGAAATGCTGAATTGTGAGGCAAGTTTAGGAATTTTAGATGATGAATTGATTTGACATCTTATTGTTTTAATTTCCTTCTGGATATCTCAGCAGAAGAGAAGTAGATGAGGGAAATTTAGGAGTTTTAGATGTTGAATTGGTTTCACATCTTATTCCCTTAATTTTCTTAGATATATCTTAGCAGAAGAGATCACATAAAATCTTTTTGGTGgaagcaaaaaatatataatctgCAAGTGTGTTTTAAATGAGGCAAAAAACTCGGTTTTGAAGGAAATGTCATTCATTGGAAATTCATGTGAATTCTGTATAAAGAAAAGATCTCTTTGCTGTTTTCTGGTAGAGATGGCAAATAGGGCCCTGGCATGTGACAGTGCTATGCATATTTGAAAGCATGCTTGTAGCAAAAGTTAAG
Above is a genomic segment from Vitis riparia cultivar Riparia Gloire de Montpellier isolate 1030 chromosome 7, EGFV_Vit.rip_1.0, whole genome shotgun sequence containing:
- the LOC117919112 gene encoding autophagy-related protein 101; amino-acid sequence: MNCEACDLKELELEHFQIREVLRCILHTIVFHRALGLVRPKDIDLELFEITYVQCGDAEVERKINEKIDQFISWVEKHPNKKSQICLSFYEVKNKQASWFTNKIERRSWEYWYINLNVAQHPKAHSSKSHHSKAVVDPGESASEDRSLRRAALEASLREVLFQIIKFVNEKKDHIPSIPSAEGVSFPYEITIPSSSDSAFGMDMFKRMLQSGHPTMLS